In the genome of Pseudomonas sp. Teo4, the window ACGTAGCGTATCGATAGGCTGAAAATTGTTTCTTCCTGAAGCAGCAGAAGGCTGCTGATGGTCCAGACTGTCTGATGCGAACGGCTTTCGATGCCGTCGTTGCCCAAGGGATGTGGCAGCTTCGGCGTCCATGTCCGGCCGCTGAATGCCAACTGTGCCGAGGGTTGTACATGGACGAGCGTGGTCCTTGCCGGTCGCTTCTGCTGGTCTGCGTCATGGCGGTGCTGCCCAAGGCGGCGTTTGCGACGCAGGATTGCCAGCATCTCACCGCCACAGGTAACCCAGAGTACCCCCCTTACCTGTGGCGTGACCCGGAAAACCCGCAGCGACTGATCGGGGCCAATGCCGACCTGCTCCAGCATGTGGGCAAGAGCCTGGGCCTGGAGGTGCAGGTGTTTTATACCGGCCCGTGGTCCCGGGCGCAGGAAGAGGTGCGCACCGGCCACATCGACCTGATGGCCGGATACTTCCTGACCCAGGCGCGACAACAGGTGATGGACTTCGTGAAGCCGGCGTTCCTGCACACGCCCAGCGTGGTCTGGGTGCGCCAGGACGGTGCTTTTGCCTACCAGGGGTGGGCTGACCTGCAAGGGCGCAAGGGCGGCACGTTGGTCAGCAACAGCCATGGCCAGCAGTTCGACGACTATGCCAAGGCCCACCTGAACCTCGAAGCGGTGCCCAGCGCCAAGCAGGCCTTCGAGAAACTGCTGCTCAAACGTAACGACTATGTGGTGTACGAGCAGTACCCCGGCATGGCGCTGGCGCGCACGCTGGGCATGGATCAGAAGCTCAAGGTGCTGGAGCCGCCGGTGGCCAGTGAAGGCCTGTACTTGGCGCTGTCACATCATTCGCCGTGCAATCAGCCCCTGCTGCGCCAACAGCTGGCGCAGAAGATGAAAGAGATCGTTGAAGGGCCGCTGCCGGGGCAATTGCTCGAGCAGAATCTGGAGCGTTGGAAGAACCAGCAGAAGAGCGCGATTCAGCGCTGATGCTGGAGACTACCGCTACAGGGGCTGCTGTGCAGCCCATCGCAGGCTTCGCCAGCTCCCACGGGTAGCTAATTGAATTATCCCTATCCAACTCCTTGGGGGTAGTTCACACCGTGGGAGCTGGCGAAGCCTGCGATGGGCCGCACAGCGGCCCTAATGGCCCTGGCTGATGAGATCGGCCGGTGTATCGACATCGCGCAACACGCCCGCATCCTCCACATCGACCCTGCGCCAGGCGTGTGGATTGTGCAGAATCACCTGCCTGCCACCCTGGTCGCCCTGCACCTGCGCAAGCGCTGGCCAGAACGCACGGCCAAACAGCACCGGATGACCGCGTTGGCCCTGGTGAAACGGCAATACAATGTGTCTTTCGCCGGCTTGCGCGCACAAGCGCTGCAGTGTCTCTGACGTCACCCAAGGCATGTCCCCGAGCAGGATCGCCACCGCCTGAGCCTGTGACCCATGCAGCGCTGCAATGCCCGCAGCCAGGCTGGCGGACAGGCCGCTATCGGCGTGCTCGGCATAGACCACCTTCACGCCTGCATCCAAGCCAAGTCGCTGTGGCTCATCCCCTGGGCGCAGCACCACAACCACCTCGTCGAAGTGCTCTTGCACCCGCCCTAGCGTCGTGGCCAGCAATGTCTGGCCCGAGGGCAGGGCAGCGATGCGTTTGTCGCTGCCAAAGCGTGTAGCCCGCCCGGCCGCCAGTACCAGCGCCGCGCAGGTCGGCTGGCCTGCTGTCACGCACCTACCTCCTGGGCGAACTTGGCTTGGCTTACGTTGAATGCGCCAGGTAACGCCACGCCATTCTTGGTCGCGAGCAGCTCGGCCATGACGCTGACGGCGATTTCAGCCGGGGTCTTGCTGCCGATGTAGATACCGATGGGGCCGTGCAGGCGCTGCAGCGAAGCTTCGGTCTCGCCGAAGTGCTCGACCAGGCGCTCGCGGCGCAGCTGGTTGTTACGCCGCGAGCCGATCACGCCGATATAGAACGCCGGGCCATGCAGGGCTTCGAGCAAGGCCAGGTCATCGAGCTTGGGGTCGTGGCTGAGGCCGACGATGGCGGTGCGCATATCGGCGGCATAGACCCGTACCACGTCATCGGGCATGCCGACCAGCTTCTCCACCCCGGCAACGTTCCAGCCGTCCATGTACTCGGGGCGTGGGTCGCAGACCGACACCTTGAAACCGTTGAACAAGGCCATGGTCGCCAGGTACTCGGCCAGTACGCCGGCGCCGATCAGCAGCAGGCGATATCCCGGGCCCAAGGTGTTGACCATGCGTTGGCCATCGAAGCTGAACGGGGTCGGGGTGCTGGTGACGGTCAGTTGGGCCTCGCCAGTGCGCAAGTCCAGTGTCCGTTGCACCAGGCTACCGGCATCGAGCTGGGCCAGAAGCTCATCCAGGCTGTGCCATGACGGGCTGAACTCCAGGATCAGCTCCAGGGTGCCGCCGCACGGCAGGCCGAAACGGTGCGCTTCATCGGCGCTGACGCCATACCGGACCACGTCAGGGCCTCGCTGTGCAATGCCGCTGCCGCCGTAAGCGGTGGTGTAGCGGTGAATGAGATCGTCCTCGATACAGCCCCCGGAGACGCTGCCGATCACGCGGCCATCGTTGCGCAGGGCCATCATCGAGCCCACGGGCCTGGGCGACGATCCCCAGGTACGGGCCACGGTGGCCAGCAATACCGGTTCACCGGCTGCGAGCCAGTCCCGGGCGGTGCGCAGGACCAGCAGGTCGATACTTTCCATCAGTCAATCCTGTTCAGCGCATCTGCAGAATGATCGGGCTGCTGCTGGCCGGGTCGGTGTGCCCGCGCAGCTTGGCGACCGCCTGGGCATTCACCGCGTCACCCTGGTTGCCCCAGCTGCCGCGGACATAACTCAACACCTCGGCAATCTCCTGGTCGGACAACTGCTCGCGGAACGCTGGCATGCGATAGGCATCCGGCAGCCCGGCCGTGACCACCCGCTGCGAGCCGTTGAGGGTGATGTTGATGGCCGATGCCTGCTCCTTGGCCAGTGCCGATGTGGCACCGGCCAGCGGTGGCATCCATTCGGCCTGGCCTTTGCCGTCCAGGCCATGGCAGGAGGCACAGCGGGTGACGTAGGTGTGCGCACCGGGCGCGTCGAGCTGGGTGCTGGCGGACACCGCCTGATACTGCCAAGGCGTGCCATCGCGCTGCGGGTCGCCGGGCAGCGATGCAAGGTAGTGGGCGATGGCCGCCAGGTCCTGGTCATTCATGAACTGGGTGGAGTTGTTGAAGGCCTCGGTCATCGAGCCGAACACCACGGCGTGCTGGTTGCGGCCGGTCTTGAGGAACCGCACGATATCGGCCTCGCTCCAGCGCCCCAGGCCGGTGTTGTGGTCTGCGCGCAGGCTCGGTGCATACCAGCCATCGAGCAGGGCGCCGGACAGGAACGCGTCGCCGGCCTCGTCCAGCGCTTTTTCGTTGAACGCAAGGCCCCGTGGTGTGTGGCAACTGCCGCAATGGCCCGGGCCCTGGACGATGTAGGCGCCGCGGTTCCACTGGGCGTCTTGCGCGGTTTTTTCCGCGTAGGGCGTGTTGGGGGCGAACAGCCCATTCCAAAAAGCAATCGGCCAACGCATGTTCAGCGGCCAGGGAATCTCGCCAGCTCGGTTGGGTTGGTTGACCGGCTGCACGCCTTTCATGAAAAAGGCATACAGCGCGCGCATATCATCGTCGCTGAGCTTGGCGTACGAGGGGTAGGGCATGGCAGGGTAGAGCCTGCGCCCACCCGGTGCGACGCCGTGGCGCACGGCCCGGTCGAAGTCGGCAAGGCTGTAGGCGCCGATACCGGTGGTGCGGTCGGGGGTGATGTTGGTGGCATGGATGACGCCCAGCGGGGTGGCCATTTCCAGCCCGCCGGCGAATGGCGCCTGCCCAGGCAGGCTGTGGCAGGCCACGCAGTCACTGAGCCTGGCCACGTACTCGCCACGGCTGACCAGCGCCGCCTCGTGTTGGGTGATGGGCTGGTTCTGAAACGGTGAGGCGGGCTCGCGGCTGACATACCAGGCCAGCAGGCCGGCTGCCAGCAGGCAAGGCAGCGCGAGCCAGCCAGCGGTTCTTGCGAATCGGCTTCGGGTCATGGGCAATCCTGGCTCGCTCAGCTGAAGGTGTAGCGGCTAAGGGGCATGCTGCGAATGCGCTGGCCCGTGAGCCGCGCTACCGCGTTGGCCACCGCCGGAGCGACTGCCGGCAGCGGCGGTTCGCCAATGCCGCCCATCTTCGCGCCGCTTTCGACAATGCGCACATGCACCCTGGCCATGCGCGAGGGCGGCAGGATCGGGTACAGGTCGTAATTGCGCGCCCTCGGTTTGCCGTCGACGTACACCGCTTCCTCAATCAGCGCCTGAGACAGCCCCAGAGCCACGGCACCGTTGACCTGCGCTTCGATGATCGCCGGGTTGACGATGCTGCCGGGGT includes:
- a CDS encoding substrate-binding periplasmic protein; translated protein: MDERGPCRSLLLVCVMAVLPKAAFATQDCQHLTATGNPEYPPYLWRDPENPQRLIGANADLLQHVGKSLGLEVQVFYTGPWSRAQEEVRTGHIDLMAGYFLTQARQQVMDFVKPAFLHTPSVVWVRQDGAFAYQGWADLQGRKGGTLVSNSHGQQFDDYAKAHLNLEAVPSAKQAFEKLLLKRNDYVVYEQYPGMALARTLGMDQKLKVLEPPVASEGLYLALSHHSPCNQPLLRQQLAQKMKEIVEGPLPGQLLEQNLERWKNQQKSAIQR
- a CDS encoding nucleotidyltransferase family protein, coding for MTAGQPTCAALVLAAGRATRFGSDKRIAALPSGQTLLATTLGRVQEHFDEVVVVLRPGDEPQRLGLDAGVKVVYAEHADSGLSASLAAGIAALHGSQAQAVAILLGDMPWVTSETLQRLCAQAGERHIVLPFHQGQRGHPVLFGRAFWPALAQVQGDQGGRQVILHNPHAWRRVDVEDAGVLRDVDTPADLISQGH
- a CDS encoding XdhC family protein — encoded protein: MESIDLLVLRTARDWLAAGEPVLLATVARTWGSSPRPVGSMMALRNDGRVIGSVSGGCIEDDLIHRYTTAYGGSGIAQRGPDVVRYGVSADEAHRFGLPCGGTLELILEFSPSWHSLDELLAQLDAGSLVQRTLDLRTGEAQLTVTSTPTPFSFDGQRMVNTLGPGYRLLLIGAGVLAEYLATMALFNGFKVSVCDPRPEYMDGWNVAGVEKLVGMPDDVVRVYAADMRTAIVGLSHDPKLDDLALLEALHGPAFYIGVIGSRRNNQLRRERLVEHFGETEASLQRLHGPIGIYIGSKTPAEIAVSVMAELLATKNGVALPGAFNVSQAKFAQEVGA
- a CDS encoding cytochrome c — translated: MTRSRFARTAGWLALPCLLAAGLLAWYVSREPASPFQNQPITQHEAALVSRGEYVARLSDCVACHSLPGQAPFAGGLEMATPLGVIHATNITPDRTTGIGAYSLADFDRAVRHGVAPGGRRLYPAMPYPSYAKLSDDDMRALYAFFMKGVQPVNQPNRAGEIPWPLNMRWPIAFWNGLFAPNTPYAEKTAQDAQWNRGAYIVQGPGHCGSCHTPRGLAFNEKALDEAGDAFLSGALLDGWYAPSLRADHNTGLGRWSEADIVRFLKTGRNQHAVVFGSMTEAFNNSTQFMNDQDLAAIAHYLASLPGDPQRDGTPWQYQAVSASTQLDAPGAHTYVTRCASCHGLDGKGQAEWMPPLAGATSALAKEQASAINITLNGSQRVVTAGLPDAYRMPAFREQLSDQEIAEVLSYVRGSWGNQGDAVNAQAVAKLRGHTDPASSSPIILQMR